CGTCGGCCGCGGGGAGTCCGCCGCCGCGTTCTGCCTCGGCGAGCGCGGCCGTGAGCCCGGTGTTCAGGGATTCGGTGGGCAGGACGGTGCCGATCGGGCCGGCCGAGCACAGCACGATCTCGGCGGCGGAGTCGGCGAGCAGGTCGGCGGCGTGCTCGGCCTCGGCGTGGGCGGCCTGGAAGCCGAGTACTCCGGTGCCCGCGTTGGCGCAGCCGGAGTTGAGGACGGCGGCGCGCACGCGGCTGCCTGCGACGACCTGCCGGGACCACAGGAGCGGGGCGGCGGGGTCGGGGTGGTCGGTGAAGACCGCCCCGGCGGCGCGGGAGGGGCCGTCGTTGATGACGACGGCGACGTCGCGGGCCCGGTCGGGTTTGATCCCGGCGGCCACGCCCGCGGCGCGGAAGCCCTTGGGTGCGGTGACACTCACGTCGATGCCTCTTCCCGGGTTCTCAGGGGGCGACCGCGGCGAGCGGGAGGCCGGTGTCCTCGGGCAGGCCCAGGGCGAGGTTGGTGCTCTGGATCGCGCCGCCCGCGGTCCCCTTGGTCAGGTTGTCCAGGGCGGCGACGGCGACCATGCGGTTCGCGTCGGGGTCCACGGTGACCTGCACGAGGGTGGTGTTGGCCGCGACTGTCATGGCGGTGTTGGGCCAGGTGCCCTCGGGGAGCAGGTGGACGAAGGGCTCGTCGGCGTAGGTGGTCGCGTAGGCCGCTCGCACCTGGTCGGCGCTGACGCCGGGCTTGAGGGGCGCGGTGCAGGTGGCGAGGATGCCCCGGGGCAGGGGCGCGAGGATCGGGGTGAAGGAGAGGTGGACCGGCTCGCCGGTGACCGAGGTGAGGTTCTGGACGATCTCGGGGTTGTGCCGGTGGGTGCCGCCGACGCCGTAGGGGCTGAGGGCGCCCATGACCTCGCTGCCGACCAGGTTGGGCTTGGGTGCCTTGCCCGCGCCGGAGGTGCCGGTGACGGCGACGACGGTGAGGTCGGTCTCGACGAGCTGCTGCGCCAGGGCCGGGAAGAGGCCGAGGGTGGCGACGGTGACGTGGCAGCCGGGGACGGCGACCCGGCGGGCCCCGGTGAGGCGCTCGCGCTGGCCGGGCAGTTCGGGCAGGCCGTAGGGCCAGGTACCGGCGTGGGGGGTGCCGTAGAAGCGTTCCCAGGCGGCGGGGTCGTTGAGGCGGAAGTCGGCTCCGCAGTCCACGACCAGGACGTCGTCGCCGAGCTGCTGGGCGATGTCGGCGGACTGTCCGTGCGGCAGGGCGAGGAAGACGACGTCGTGACCGCGCAGCTCCTCGACGGTGGTCGGCGCGAGGATGCGGTCGGCCAGCGGGAGAAGGTGCGGCTGGTGTTGGATGAGGGGGGTCCCGGCGTTGCTGCCCGCGGTGACCGCGCCGATCTCGATGTCGGGGTGCCCCAGGAGCAGACGCAGCAGCTCGCCCCCGGCGTAGCCGCTGGCTCCGGCGATGGCCGCTGTGTATCCCATGGTGAGACCCTCTCTCCTCGACTGGACTGAACCATCATGCATGGCTCTGCAAGTTTATGCAACCAAGGGTGGGAGAATCACCGACCAGGGGCACCGGAGAGCGAGAGCGGTGGGGGTCACAGCCCCGGAAGGGGACGGGTCCGGCTCTGGGTCAGTTTCCAGGCATCCGGGTGGCCAGGTCGGCCAGGCGGGAGGTGTGGGCCTTGCCCTCGGCCTGGGACTCCCGGCGGTCGGCAGTGCGGTAGAGGCCGCGCACGACCTTCGTGCCCATCCAGCGCAGCGGCTCGGGTTCCCAGCCGCGCACCTCGTGGCCGACCCACGGCAGGCGGGTCAGGTCGGTGCTGCGGCCCAGGATGAGGTCGCGCAGGGTACGCCCGGCCAGGTTGCTGGTGGCGACTCCGCTGCTGGAGTAGCCGCCCGCCCAGCCCAGGCCGGAATCGGCGTCCAGGTTCACCGTCGGGGACCAGTCGCGGGGCACTCCGAGCACCCCCGACCAGGCGTGCTCGACCGGTGCGTCGGCGACGTCGGGGAACAGCGCGGTCAGCGAGCGCCAGAGCTCGGCGATGGCCTGTGGCTGGGTGGTGCCCTCGCTGCCCTCCGAACCCCCGGATCGGCGCGAGGAGCCGCGACCGCCGATGGCGATGCGGTCGTCGGCGGTGCGCTGGGCGTAGACGTAGGAGTGGGCGGCGTCCCGCAGCAACTCGCGGCCCTCCCAGCCGATCCGTTCCCAGAGTTCGGGGGCGATCGGCTCGGTGACGATCATCGAGGAGGACATGGGGCGCCAGCGGCGGTGCTGGCCGCGCAGGGTGGAGGTGAAGCCCTCGGTGGCGCGGACCACGTGGTCGGCGCGGACGGTGCCGTGTTCGGTGACCACGGCCGGGCGGTTTCCGCCCTCGCGGGGCCGTATCTCGGTCACCGGGGTGTCCTCGAAGATCTCCACACCCAGCGCCTCGACCACCCGAGCCAGGCCGGTGACCAGCTTGGCCGGGTGGATACGGGCGGCGTGCGGGGAGTAGCCAGCGGCCACGGCGCCGTTGACCGCGATCGGGGGCGCGTGGTCCAGGTCGACCATGTGGATGTCGTCGGGCCAGTACCCCCAGTCCTGGAGGTAGTCGATGTTGTTCCGGAGCCGTTCGTGCTGGGCCGCGTTGCTGGCGACCACACGCATGCCGCCCTTGACGATGTCGGCGTCGATCCCCTCGGCCCCGGCGACCGAGACGACCTCGTCCACGGTGTTCATCAGCGCGCGTTGCAGGGCGACCATGGCGGCCTTGCCGTGTGACTGGGCGTAGTCCTCCTGGG
This DNA window, taken from Nocardiopsis exhalans, encodes the following:
- a CDS encoding bifunctional ornithine acetyltransferase/N-acetylglutamate synthase, whose product is MSVTAPKGFRAAGVAAGIKPDRARDVAVVINDGPSRAAGAVFTDHPDPAAPLLWSRQVVAGSRVRAAVLNSGCANAGTGVLGFQAAHAEAEHAADLLADSAAEIVLCSAGPIGTVLPTESLNTGLTAALAEAERGGGLPAADAIRTGDTVAKIAFGRGEGVTVGGMAKGPDASVGSVLCVLTTDADLSAEQCQSLVADAAAKAFAPMTGTNDTVLLMASGAAPTTPDEGVLADLLTKVCEELAAQLAADTSDTGTPQDRQANP
- the argC gene encoding N-acetyl-gamma-glutamyl-phosphate reductase, whose amino-acid sequence is MGYTAAIAGASGYAGGELLRLLLGHPDIEIGAVTAGSNAGTPLIQHQPHLLPLADRILAPTTVEELRGHDVVFLALPHGQSADIAQQLGDDVLVVDCGADFRLNDPAAWERFYGTPHAGTWPYGLPELPGQRERLTGARRVAVPGCHVTVATLGLFPALAQQLVETDLTVVAVTGTSGAGKAPKPNLVGSEVMGALSPYGVGGTHRHNPEIVQNLTSVTGEPVHLSFTPILAPLPRGILATCTAPLKPGVSADQVRAAYATTYADEPFVHLLPEGTWPNTAMTVAANTTLVQVTVDPDANRMVAVAALDNLTKGTAGGAIQSTNLALGLPEDTGLPLAAVAP
- a CDS encoding NAD(P)/FAD-dependent oxidoreductase, with product MRPIPRSARFANGGVSFWFRESGLPERRAPLPGDADYDVCVVGAGYTGLWTAYYLKKAQPDLRVCVVEREFAGFGASGRNGGWLTAEFSGSQEDYAQSHGKAAMVALQRALMNTVDEVVSVAGAEGIDADIVKGGMRVVASNAAQHERLRNNIDYLQDWGYWPDDIHMVDLDHAPPIAVNGAVAAGYSPHAARIHPAKLVTGLARVVEALGVEIFEDTPVTEIRPREGGNRPAVVTEHGTVRADHVVRATEGFTSTLRGQHRRWRPMSSSMIVTEPIAPELWERIGWEGRELLRDAAHSYVYAQRTADDRIAIGGRGSSRRSGGSEGSEGTTQPQAIAELWRSLTALFPDVADAPVEHAWSGVLGVPRDWSPTVNLDADSGLGWAGGYSSSGVATSNLAGRTLRDLILGRSTDLTRLPWVGHEVRGWEPEPLRWMGTKVVRGLYRTADRRESQAEGKAHTSRLADLATRMPGN